The following are encoded together in the Arcticibacterium luteifluviistationis genome:
- a CDS encoding redoxin domain-containing protein, producing the protein MKKSLYLLGALAFTACTSTQENTEETTTEIAEVAVIDSKTVKTLEIGSQAPDFKLMGVDDKEYTLESFEDADLLAVLFTCNHCPTAQAYESRVKKYVSDYKDKGVQLVAISPNADKAVLFNELGYTDVNDSFEDMQYRAKDQNFNFPYLYDGATQEITAKYGPIATPHVFLFDKDRKLQYVGRIDDDEHIGKEKVLNLRIATDALLTGNTPDPAVTKTFGCSIKWMEKAKNKAKEIEDWSKEPVSLEKANLAKLGEVMANKGTGNYRLVNVWATWCGPCVAEFQGLTESYKMYRERNFEFVTVSNDEADNYDNTLKFLKKKLATDTNYILEEGVNKYDMIEAIDPEWQGALPYTVLISPEGEKVYSQMGEIDILELRKAIADNIGRYFD; encoded by the coding sequence ATGAAAAAATCTCTCTACCTCTTGGGTGCTTTGGCTTTCACGGCCTGTACCTCAACTCAAGAAAACACGGAAGAAACTACAACTGAAATAGCCGAAGTAGCCGTCATTGATAGTAAAACTGTTAAGACTTTAGAAATAGGCTCACAAGCTCCCGATTTCAAATTAATGGGCGTTGATGATAAAGAGTATACTTTAGAAAGTTTTGAAGATGCTGATCTTCTAGCCGTACTATTTACTTGCAATCACTGCCCTACCGCTCAGGCTTATGAAAGTCGTGTAAAAAAATACGTATCAGATTACAAAGACAAAGGAGTTCAACTGGTAGCTATTAGCCCAAATGCTGATAAGGCAGTTCTTTTTAATGAACTAGGCTATACTGATGTAAATGATAGTTTTGAAGATATGCAGTACCGTGCAAAAGACCAAAACTTCAACTTCCCTTATTTATATGATGGTGCTACCCAAGAAATAACGGCCAAATATGGCCCAATAGCTACGCCACACGTTTTCTTATTTGATAAGGACAGAAAACTTCAATATGTAGGGAGAATAGATGACGATGAGCACATTGGAAAAGAAAAAGTACTCAACCTTAGAATAGCAACGGATGCTCTTTTGACTGGTAATACTCCAGATCCTGCGGTAACTAAGACTTTTGGCTGCTCCATTAAATGGATGGAGAAGGCAAAGAATAAGGCCAAAGAAATTGAAGATTGGTCAAAAGAGCCAGTAAGTCTTGAAAAAGCAAACCTTGCCAAGCTTGGAGAAGTTATGGCAAACAAGGGCACCGGAAACTATAGATTGGTAAACGTATGGGCTACATGGTGTGGACCTTGCGTGGCAGAATTTCAAGGCTTGACCGAATCTTACAAAATGTATAGAGAACGAAATTTCGAATTTGTAACAGTTTCTAACGACGAAGCTGACAACTATGACAACACGCTAAAATTCTTGAAAAAGAAATTAGCTACAGACACAAATTATATTCTGGAAGAAGGCGTAAATAAATATGACATGATTGAAGCCATTGACCCTGAGTGGCAAGGTGCTTTACCATATACTGTTCTTATTTCCCC
- a CDS encoding DMT family transporter gives MIEKQNSSNGLYSWSILIFLAIIWGLSFLFIKKIVVVLTPIELGAGRVFFASLFLIPWVLKGLKTIPKEKYKWLIGIGLLGNLFPAFIFSFVGSKLNSSLAGTLNSTTPIFVLIIGALFFASRIKKFQIIGIIVGFTGSLILVFTGSSEGVNFANPYALLAMSATLMYGFNVNIVSKYLGELKPLQMTAVAFFFVGILAMVVLSFTDFYTKILAPENRVVLYYLICLAGVNTSLALVLFNYMLQISSPVFASSVTYLIPIVATVAGLFDGELISIWHYLGMSVILVGVYLINKKEA, from the coding sequence GTGATTGAAAAACAGAATTCTTCTAATGGGCTTTATTCTTGGTCCATCCTTATTTTTCTGGCCATTATTTGGGGACTCTCTTTTTTATTCATTAAGAAAATAGTGGTGGTTTTGACTCCCATAGAATTGGGAGCTGGACGGGTTTTCTTCGCTTCTTTATTTTTAATTCCATGGGTTTTGAAGGGCTTAAAAACTATTCCGAAAGAAAAGTATAAGTGGCTAATTGGAATAGGTTTATTAGGTAATTTGTTCCCTGCTTTTATTTTTTCATTTGTAGGGAGTAAGCTTAATAGTTCATTGGCGGGTACGCTTAATTCTACCACACCTATTTTCGTTCTTATTATAGGAGCTCTTTTCTTTGCTTCTAGAATTAAGAAGTTTCAAATCATTGGGATTATTGTTGGTTTCACTGGAAGCCTTATTTTGGTTTTTACCGGAAGCTCAGAAGGTGTGAACTTCGCAAATCCCTATGCACTTTTAGCAATGTCGGCCACTTTGATGTATGGCTTTAATGTGAATATTGTCAGTAAGTATTTGGGAGAGTTGAAACCGCTTCAAATGACTGCTGTTGCTTTTTTCTTTGTAGGAATACTGGCGATGGTGGTATTATCCTTTACAGATTTTTATACTAAAATATTAGCTCCAGAAAATAGAGTAGTGCTTTATTACCTTATATGTCTGGCAGGAGTGAATACCTCCTTAGCTTTAGTGCTTTTTAACTATATGCTACAAATATCATCACCTGTTTTCGCATCCTCTGTTACTTATCTTATTCCAATAGTGGCAACTGTTGCCGGTCTTTTTGACGGTGAATTGATTTCAATTTGGCATTACTTAGGTATGAGTGTAATTTTGGTTGGCGTATATTTAATAAACAAGAAGGAAGCTTAA